A stretch of DNA from Xyrauchen texanus isolate HMW12.3.18 chromosome 31, RBS_HiC_50CHRs, whole genome shotgun sequence:
ttaagggaactgatgagtttttatttgagatatttcaCTCAAATAAATTTAATTGTCATCGCTTACTTACCTTCATGCTTCAGTAcaagtttcagtcaccattcgcttacaTTGAAGCGAAAAACAAGttgcagtgacagtgaatggtgactgagacgttttgcttaacatctctcttttttttttggtccatgGCAGAGAAAAAATCATTCAGACTTAAGGGTGAGTAGTGATgacagaaattgtatttttaaatgaactgccctttaactacctgttaaagtatttgttaaaggtatctgccaaaataaaaataaaaatatataaatgttattcaacacacaatagaccttattcacagcagcgccatctagTGAATTTTAATgacaatgacaacaaggctgtgcggGATAGACGCACAGTCTCTTCGATGagatgtactgcagtttaaagtgtttttggatcgttccgtgtacaaaacattgaaaaaaatatcttCCCAAGGAcactcagtagacaaaaaactccagacaacatgagttgtggaaaatcagaggGTATATTGGAGCTTTTTACAGATTTACACCATGCAAGCAATTGAAGAGATggtatgtctatccctcacagccttgtttccattcccattaaaaatcaaacatggcgctactgtgaataaggtctatagaccaATCCTCTTATTTACAAATATGTCAGCAGATGCACGGTAAGTGATGGCAGAAAGCCTGCTGAttgttgtgttagatttgacagattataGGACTAAACAAAAGTATaacacaaaaccatcataaatacaaacatattcttaGCGATACAGTAACAAACATGTAATCGTGTTCGCTATACAtttgagttgaaatgatctcctcagtccagtcacaACTCAGCCAGCCAAATTTAAGCTTAATTCCCACTCTACAGCCGTGATGTACCATAATGAATATCATTCTCGTTTGTTTAATTTGGGTTGCTCTGGAGCTCAGCTGCAGTACATGCATCCCCATATGGAACTTGAATGACATTAAGATGCACTGAAATGACAATGCCAGCCAGACCTACATTCACCTGCTAAAAAGTTATTAGCACACATGCATTACCCCACCCACCTCCACAAACATCCTTAGGGCCATCAGAACCATGTCTCAAAGCCCCACCCCCTTTACTGTATAAGCATGTCTCCCAAAACGTAACCATAAGTACGCTAATAAAGAATAATCTGCACCATCTGCATGCATCTGCAACACCTGCAcaccatgtactgtatatacagtaactGCAAGGCTTAACACAGAAGAATGGCTGTGATTGGATTATGAGTCATAAATCTTTCtcacagcacacacacttaaCTGCGCTGTCACAATATAATGACCTGAAGAATGTAcaggtatatactgtattttgtctAATACAGTAACTTGCAAGCATCTAGTTTTGCATTGCTCTAAATGACTTTAaagttgtatttaaaataaatgaaagaaatgttCCAATACAATTCAATGCAGAATTTGTACGTAACAAGGCTGAAGTGGCACATTCaaataaagagatatattaacTAGATTATATGATCATTATGATCTGTTTGCATAATATGGTTTTCattctcttcctctttctttcattAACATCTTCAATGTAGCCTACCGTATGTAGCCCTCTGGAGAACTGTAGAGGGCGCAACTATGTTGTAATGACTTAAAAATGGTCTGATATTATAAAGCCTCTTTTGACCCTTTTCAGAAAACTTTTCTTTAACAAGACAACTTATGTTTTGTATGGGCACTTTGTTTTGCCCATATCCTGAtaagaatttattattattagtggtgcttgcaaagcaacatattattattcttccgtacaaaacttcggcacctaactcgtgccgaatcatgctaacacatgttagcttcgcctagcgaagggctaaaacatgctaaaaacgtgcttgcatcatgttaacacatgctagcaacacctagcaaagtgctaaaacatgctaaacacatgctagcatcatgctaacacatgctagcatcgcctagcgaagtgcaaaaacatgttaaaaacgtgctagcatcatgctaacacatgttaacatcgcctaacaagtgctaaaacatactaaaaacgtgctaacatcatgctaacacatgctagcaacattctatgaccattattttagtgcttagcaacaagttagaaaatgctatttgacgagttttgccacggcaagcaccactcacattttcttcaggaaatgtacatatctagttattattattatttagaattaCCTTTATTTGTTATCTTATCATCTCTTCTCCTAAATACAGCTATAATACTCATTAGGAAAAGATGGGGCAGAAAATAGTAATATATTGGTCCATGGTCCAGAAGATCTGTTTGTGGAAGAGGCTTGAATGAAGCTGTTCAAAATTAAATATCATCATTTTGAGGCAGCACCATGGACTTTGAAGTCTTTAGTAGAAAAATGAAAGCAAAGGAGACAGAATTTTATGTTAATTGGAGAAGTGAGATTTTGGGAAGCTACCCTATTTAATCCTCGAACACAGAGCACAGTGGTGTTGTGAATCAAGTGCTAGAATGAGCTCCCGTGCTTCTGAAGATCACAGGTAAGACTCTCGGCCCAGGTGACTTTTTACTTTTTCTTATGCAAAATGTGAAGATGTCCTGATTATCATGCTTGCATTCACAGAGATTCCAAGAAGCCGTGTGTGTTTGAGCCCTATAAGAAACATAAAAAGATAGGCAAATGTCTAATCATCAATAATGAGCACTTTTTCGGTGAGTATATAAATACATGGAAATGCATATGAAATATTGATATTGAGTTccatgtgagaagaaagagaccacaAAGTGGGACAAGAGACATGGAAAAAGAGGCAAAAATTCCACCCATGGTTgtgattttataatataattctttaaaatgcAATCTAGTTGTGTCTTGCCTTTCCAGGATCTCCAAATTTGCAAAGAGTGGGCGGTTCAACAGATGAAAATCTACTGTACAGTACGTTCCAATCATTGGGCTTTCATGTACAAGTGGAAAAAAACCTGACAGCTGGTCAAATGGTTGACGCACTGACAAAAGGTTGACATTTTCAGTATTCCACATAatatgtgttcttttgtgtttttgcCCATACTGTACAAGCATACTGTAAATGAtaaatgtgtgtttcagtgtCCAAGGATAACCACACAGACATGTCTTGCTTTGTGTGTGTACTGATGAGCCATGGAGCGGAAGGAACCATTCTTGGATCGGATCAGAATTTGGTCCCTATCAAAACTCTAACCTCTACCTTGACCTCTGATCTCTGCCCTAGTCTGCAGGGCAAGCCGAAACTCTTCTTCCTACAGGTAACCACCACCTTCTCACTTGTAGGGGATTGGGAGAACATGTGCATTTCATGACACAGATTACACAGTCAATTACAGCCTATTATTTTGTGGTTTGATTTTCTATTCAGGCCTGCAGGGGGAAGGAAGATGACCCTGTTGTTGAGACAGACTATCCAGAGGGGGATTATGTCATTATGTCAGATGTTCCGGAGGTGGATTTTCTGTGCTGTTATTCAACAGTGGAAGGTTTGCATTGCCCCGGCAGTGGCAAGATCAACTGAAATTGTCTATTTACATTCTCCACACAAATTAAAACAGGTATTTTCCCTCTGCAGGGTATTTCTCATGGAGAAATCCAGATACGGGTTCAGTATTTATCCGTCAGCTTTGCAAGATGTTAATGGACAGTCATTTAGAGATCATTCAGATTCTGATGAGAGTAAACCAACATGTGGCTAATTACTTCAAGTCTTACACCACAGAACTGGAAACGCATGGGAAGAAACAAATGCAATGCATAACCTCCAGACTTACCAAGGATTTTTACCTTCATgcatgtcaaaaaaaataaattgtaatggACCATCATGACGCATTTCCGCATTATTTAGAAACATAaatctagatttaaaaaaaaaaaaatatatatatattttgatattttgtttttattatttaatatacatttcaaacattatcctttgtattatattaccctggatgtgttttctaatacagctgctgagagagtaaATGCACATTTCCCATCTTCTTTCTTCTGACTGTCGTAACCCATCacgttaaatttttttaaagctgtGGAAACATCATAGTGGCTTTTTTCATTTGATCTTGGTGCAAAATTATATTTGGCATGGTTTCCAATTTACTCCCATTCACCGATATATCAAAGTCCACGTTCTAAAACACAGAAGTCTGTTGCATACAGTGGACAAGATGTTtttttcaataattgttttgatttAGAAACATAATAAGGTTCCAAGAATAGCAAGGAAGCTATATCCAATTAGCACTACTATGAGTGATAATAatcctgtttttattattattactattagaataaattataataactatgttataatgcattaataataataaaatactggtAGAATTCAGAATTTACTCTGTCTTTGGGTCAAATTGTATTCTCTCAGAATAGAGCATGTTttgttgcatttaaaaatgattttctaaataaataaatggtcatTGATTGTTATTTGCAGTCTCTCTCTTTTTATCAACCTCTATGGGTATTTTTGAGTGTGGATCATTGATAATCATTAGCCCTGTTACACTGCTATTCTTTGGGAGTTGAATTGGCTTAATTACTTGTGAAAATGCatgtataatttacatttaatcatttagcagacactatCCAAAGCTACTTATCAAGACAGCAATTTATCATACAAGATCCAACAATTTTGCAGCACTGTAATGCCAAGTTTTAAGCTTCAGCAGGGCGGTTTCTGAGCATATGGTGACCTAAAGTGAAATCCTAATTGAAGGCACTCTTCCCCCTCCCACTCCCAAGTGTGATACCACACTACAGTCTTTGACAAATTTCAAAATATTCACTTCAAATTGGAATATATTTACTAGCCAAAACACAAGCAATTGATGAAaaaacaatcaaatcaaatcaaagtatCAAAGGCAACCTATTCCAATATGAAGTAACCATAAAGCGGTGTTACCTGATGTCCCTCGGATCTTCTCATCCTGCTCAGTTGAAGTTCCCGTAAGCAATTGAGTTTTAACAAATTCAGGTTTCATCAAGTTACTGCCCTCAAAATACAGCACAAGGTCCGAGTGTCTAAACTAGGGCTTCAAAATATGgaaattagccaacatttaagcatacattcATCATTCTTTAGAAAAATACAGGTAAATACCTATTAAATAACAGGTGCCTCTCCATGTTTGTTAAGCATAAGCATTTGTGAATCAGTGGAGAATCTCTGTTCTCTGTGACTCTAATGAAACTCTAAACAGAGTAGTAATTACAAGCAATTAACCCCCATTGCTCACAGAAGCATCAAAACAACAGAGTATGACATAAATATTATGtgattaaattaacattaattgcaGTGACCGGTGAGAACACTCTGTGACAGGCTCTTACATGAGCCATTTTGCATGTAATGATTACATATAAAATGGCTATTCACAAGAAATTTGTGTACCTGAATCCCCAGCTGCCATTCCCCTAAATATTTCAATATGGCACCTGGAAATAATGCAGACAAGACAAATTGGGTAGACTGATTTATCTCCAGTGCTGTACCTACCATCAGCTAGTTAGCTGAATTGAAGATAGCATTGAGTCTGTGAGCTAATCTTGGCTAGATGCACAATGTCTATTGTGAcagtaatatacactcacctaaatgattattaggaacacctgttcaatttctcattaatgcaattatctaatcaaccaatcacatggcagttgcttcaatgcatttaggggtgtggtcctggtcaagacaatctcctgaactccaaactgaatgtcagaatgggaaagaaaggtgatttaagcaattttgagcatggcatggttgttggtgccagacgggccggtctgaatatttcacaatctgctcagttactgggattttccgcacaaccatttctagtgtttacaaagaatggtgtgaaaagggaaaaacatccagtatgcggcagtcctgtgggcgaaaataccttgttgatgctagaggtcagaggagaatgggccgactgattcaagctgatagaagagcaactttgcctgaaataaccactcgttacaaccgagggatgcagcaaagcatttgtgaagccacaacacgcacaaccttgaggcggatgggctacaacagcagaagaccccaccgggtaccactcatctccactacaaataggaaaaagaggctacaatttgcaagagctcaccaaaattggacagttgaaactggaaaaattttgcctggtctgatgagtcttgatttctgttgagacattcagatggtagagtcagaatttggcataaacagaatgagaacatggatccatcatgccttgttaccactgtgcaggctgctggtggtggtgtaatggtgtgggggatgttttcttggcacactttaggccccttagtgccaattgggcatcgtttaaatgccacggcctacctgagcattgtttctgaccatgtccatccctttatggccaccatgtacccatcctctgatggctacttccagcaggataatgcaccatgtcacaaagcttgaatcatttcaaattggtttcttgaacatgacaatgagttcactgtactaaaatggcccccacagtcaccagatctcaacccaatagagcatctttgggatgtggtggaacgggagcttcgtgccctggatgtgcatcccacaaatctccatcaactgcaagatgctatcctatcaatatgggccaacatttctaaagaatgctttcagcaccttgttgaatcaatgccacatagaattaaggtagttctgaaggtgaaagggggtcaaacacagtattagtatggtgttcctaataatcctttaggtgagtgtagtctACAGTACACCTTATTTTGGTgggcttaaaggcagaaatgtgaagcttctaatcTTATAAAAGTACTTGCATTAAAGCTTCTTATAAAACGTATGTATTTTTTTAGCTGGTtccattgtaatttttacagtcattttacagTTTATTGACATTACGGTGTCATGTCAATGAAGTTGTATAATTGGCTAAAACTTGACACgcaaaatgttagtaagtgattttatcacactaaaatcatgttaacacacatattttgTCTTGATGCTATTGAAAAAGTGAGTAAGTTGACGTGTACGGATTGTCCCCATTTACATCCATTTACATCCATTTACatccaagtgcctcactgtaacccagatttttggaAAAGCAGGGACGAGCCCAAATACTTTTTCTAgtattcaatattatgccacaaatactgtcgattgagcttaacttcttttaaacccggaatattcttttaatgcaTGACAACGAACAAACACCATCTAGCCAGGTATCTGGCTTACATGATTTTCTTACCAGTGGTTTTCGCTCCTGACTTTTTAAGCACGTGCATGTCTGTTGACTCTCTCCTTGTGGTTATATTCTCCCTTTACTTCTCGGGCCACAAGGACAACCCCCGTAACTGTCTAATTTAGCCATAGCTGCTGCCTGAGTCTTATTCACAGCTTTTagtatattcaaataaaatatattatatttaaaacaaactacCTTACTTTATGGGGCCCCCTGGTGGTGCAGAGGCCCTAAACAGCCTCTTATAATGCTTATAGCTAGAAATGGCCCTGAGCTATAGAGtagtacatctctctctctctctctctctctctctctctctctctctcttcaaaatattGATCAATTTGTTCAAAATGTTAGAGTTAACATACAGTTCTCAAGATAAGGTATATTTACATGTATGTCTTAGCATAAACATAATTATTAATGTCTTGGGATGGCACAATGCAATTTATTGACACTTTAAAACATTATATcagataaataatgtatttaaaatcttttcatAGACTGGCCAAGATTAGATGAACATCATTAATCCGACATCATCAGCATCCACCAATGTAAGTGGACTATTATTGTAGAGGGCCATGCAGCAACATGCTTCCTGTCCACAACCATTCATTACAGTAAGTGTCGGTGTAGTTCAAAACATAACTTTAATATCAtactatctatccatccatgtaTATCTATGTGTGTGCCTTTCCTGTGTATCGTCACATTGGCTCTTTCCAATGCATATCTCTGCTTCTGTTGGCAATAAGGGACACACCAGATATTTTCATACTAGTAATGTTATCCAGAGAAGACTGCCAGCTCTATGACACCACCTGGTATGTAAATCAGACAACAGGGCGATTGTTTTTATTGGGAACAACAAGCTTGACATGTTATGACATACCTAACGCTTCTTGCAGTTTATCTGCAGCTCTTTCTCAGTTTATGAATGAATAGACTTCAACTAGAGAGAAAGTATCAAGTAGTGAGACCTATCCCAACCGTGTGGATATAGAGTAGAGATAATGCAAAAATCTGCATCTCAAAGGTTTGAAATTCATAAAGGAAACAGGAAGGACAACTGGCAGGTAATGCTCAATTCAGATATCCCAGAATCTTGGAAATGAATTGGCAATTACAACTATCACACAGTGCAGACAAAACATAATAtcaaaaacaaagatgttttgaTTTCTGATGCAATCCCTATCCCTGTTCTTGTGACAATAAGCCACAGAACAATTGTGCAGGAAAGCCAAGGATGACCAGAAGATGACCAGTGTTGGTTAGTCCTATTAAAAATGCCCCAaccatttatatgcagttattaACACATGCTGCTTGCCCTGGCATTTTCTCGTGCCCATTGTTCATTGGGCATATATTTGGGAAATTAAGACGAAAAACAAAACTGTCAGGAAAAGTGAGATTTGCAATATTATTTGCTACTAGTAATGGAGGAGTAAGACTAGATTATTAAATACTTctataaatgttaattaaaaatagGAAGGAGTGGTAGTGTTTGGAGTCTTAGTATTCAGAGACGGGGACCAGAGACCATAAAACACAGAGGAAATGAACTTTATAGGATGGTTCTGAAATCCCAGTCTAATGAATTGCATGGGGTAGAATCATTATTCTTTGTTCCTCTAAACAGTCCTGTGTCTAAACCTGAATTTCATGTGGTTTTCAATTTCTTATTGGGAAATGTTGAGCCATTTTGAATGATCTGCCCATATTAAAGTCATTTACCAATATCTTATgaatttagaagacattaatttgatTATGGGCACTGTACTAGGTATTAGCATAATCTGGGGTTCATTCTTTTTCtacatatttctttctttctttctttctttctttctttattctttctttcttttagtaattggaatattttttttatttttaggatctGCAGTACCTGCAAAATCCCAGCCGAGGGCCTTACTGCAACATGCTTCCTGTCCACAGCCATTTATTACAGCAAGTTTAAATATAGTTCAAAACATCCATTTTATATCACTCTTTCCATTTTTTTGTGTCTATTGGTCTGTGTATAAGTCTATCGTGATGTTCTAGACCTAATGGCTCTTTTTTTGTCTGCTTATGTCTGCTTTAAGGCACCAACTGGTAAATCTGACTGCATGGCAattgtttttaatggaaaaaacaTTCCTTATCCATCACCTATTGCTGTAATTCCATCTGTATTTGGGTTATAAATGATTTGGGTTAGACCTACAGAACGTCATTCTGGTTTTCCAGCCCAGTGGATATAGAGAAGAGGTTGCACAAACGTTATATGAGATGTTTCGATTTCGGATGCAATTCCTCTTTCTGTTCCTGCAACAGTAAGCCACAGAACCTCAAAGTGTGTAGGAAGACCAAAGAGAATGTTgctgacaaaaatggcaaattcatttcatttaattgaaATAAACAAACAGTAAAGAGGCTACATCACACACAAGCACAGTGTTCAGTAACAATTATCTCCAGGTCATGTTACATATTACAGTGTTTTTTACATTCTAGATGACTGATGATGGATCACAGAGACATGATACATTTGTAGAATTATTGGCATTTGATAAAGGGCAGTTTTCCCACCCGCTGTAGAAACAGAACTGGCAGCGTCAAACCAGCCAATGTAAAACTTGAAAAAAGCCTCACTTAGAGACAAGAgtatgtcaatattttgtgttgaaGTTAAAGAAAGGATTGTTGTAATACTACATGGAGCATATATGATAACCATAGTCACTGTAATTGTTAGAATTATATTAGAGGCGCTTCTCTTCATGTGGTTTTCttccacactctctctccctctctctcctggtCCTgactgcttcagagctctgagaacAGCCAAACAACAGAACAACTGTACAGAGAAGAGGGCAAAGAACTGTGCCAATATGAAACCAACAAATAACTTTGATAGGAACAACTCTAAAGCCATAATAATGACCACACAGGAACCAGCAGTTGTCATCCAAACAATACCAGAACTCATGACTCTGTATCGGAGAGGTTTGAACTTCAGAAATGTTACAGGATGAACCACTGCCAGGTAATGCTCAACACAGATCAGACACTGAAACAGAGGATGACCAGTGATGGCGAGTCCTATTAAAAAAGCCCCAACTATCTTGTGAATTTCAAATTCGTTGTTGAGAAGATTCAAGAGAGAGTTCAGACTTAAGAGGATCTCGCTGACAAATAGGTTGAGACTGAAGAACTCTGTTGCAAGCCCATTGCCTGTTACAATAAGCCATATAACATAGATGTTGGTTGGGAGACCCAACAGCACGCTGGTGGCATAAATCCATGTGTATTCATAAAGATGAATGTCCACAGTTGCATTGGATATTGTGGAGCTGGAAGCATTTGATTGATCAGTAGAGGAGATCACACTGGAGATGTTCATCTTTTCACCATatgcaaattaataaatgaataatacagattataaatatatatatatatatatatatatatatatatatatatatatatatatatatatagtgatctATGAATGAGAGACACCTGGAAGTGTTAGTAGACCATTACCAGAACATTCAGGGGCTGTAAGTAAACCTTGAAATTAGATTAAACTTTTGTTTCCAGTCTATTTCGCTGTATTAGTTGTTtgctcactttaaaaaaaaaaaagatttaaaatgacactagattcatatactgtatattgtgactTTGAAATTCAATGTTAATTCGAAAAGCattgaataaaacaaacacacaaacctaTGAAAAAATCTGCATTATAGCCATCTTTTCACTACTGATAAACAATGTTAGACAACAACAGAATTAATCATCTCATTACCTCTGTTCTGTAGTCTAGAAGGATTAGCTTTTCCGTTTAAGGGGAAATTATTAGTTATAATTGTCTGTTACCTATAGCATCTGCATGTTTGCCATCCCTCTTGATATTTTGTGTGAGGAATGCAACTTGCTCATCTTTTCTTGGGATGGATCCCAAAGCcctcaaatgcaaataaatgaaCCAAACATCCACCAAACAAAACTTATCAATAAGTACTTGCTTTTGACAACCATCTAATTGCATCTTAACTTACTAAAAAAACGCTTTCAACACATTTGTTTACATCAGAACTGAAAAAAGGTTGGAATTATACAACATGCTTTTGTTCATTTAGGGTCTCTGCAGTGAATTTTATCAATGACATCACAAAGCTTATTGCACAGAGctcaaatatttgttatttaagaTACAAAGTTATCTACAAAGTAAATTAACATATAGAATTTATTTTATAGTACGCTTACCCTTACACCA
This window harbors:
- the LOC127624853 gene encoding caspase-3-like — encoded protein: MSSRASEDHRDSKKPCVFEPYKKHKKIGKCLIINNEHFFGSPNLQRVGGSTDENLLYSTFQSLGFHVQVEKNLTAGQMVDALTKVSKDNHTDMSCFVCVLMSHGAEGTILGSDQNLVPIKTLTSTLTSDLCPSLQGKPKLFFLQACRGKEDDPVVETDYPEGDYVIMSDVPEVDFLCCYSTVEGYFSWRNPDTGSVFIRQLCKMLMDSHLEIIQILMRVNQHVANYFKSYTTELETHGKKQMQCITSRLTKDFYLHACQKK